The following proteins are encoded in a genomic region of Amphiura filiformis chromosome 11, Afil_fr2py, whole genome shotgun sequence:
- the LOC140163642 gene encoding mitochondrial ubiquitin ligase activator of NFKB 1-like: MSRVDTDRVTHKASETVPFILTNGESSIRVKDPEKASGLELTTLYDKFHPTSNWLFKRMTRWFSGGTKTKGHQKVELILEEGKTLTGVGELRILGNGDFSLHPPSDGRVYILTTSFTNFINELKASITKWKEFGRYSIVSTMALAFWIMDLTVLLVCGLAVFTLASVYVWFKQQRQMNTDTRNAFNCSEKDDTNVCVVCMSEPRDCVLVDCGHVCVCRDCAQELNPYQCPICRKRILQVMPIYHA, encoded by the exons ATGTCAAG GGTGGACACCGACCGTGTGACGCACAAAGCAAGTGAAACTGTGCCATTTATTCTTACAAACGGGGAATCATCCATCAGAGTCAAGGATCCAGAGAAAGCATCGGGGCTTGAACTAACAACTTTGTACGACAAATTTCATCCGACAAGTAATTGGTTGTTCAAGAGGATGACACGTTGGTTCAGTGGTGGTACGAAGACTAAAGGACACCAAAAAGTAGAACTTATCCTGGAAGAAGGCAAGACGTTAACTGGAGTAGGGGAGTTACGAATCTTAGGTAACGGTGATTTCTCACTTCACCCACCGTCCGATGGACGGGTATACATTTTGACAACATCGTTTacaaattttattaatgaactgAAAGCCTCCATCACTAAATGGAAAGAGTTTggtaggtattcaattgtttctaCAATGGCTCTAGCCTTTTGGATCATGGACCTTACGGTACTCTTAGTATGCGGGCTTGCAGTATTTACCCTTGCATCCGTATATGTATGGTTTAAACAGCAACGGCAAATGAACACAGATACGCGAAATGCTTTCAATTG TTCGGAGAAAGATGATACAAATGTATGTGTTGTTTGCATGTCGGAGCCACGAGACTGTGTACTTGTAGATTGCGGTCATGTCTGCGTGTGTCGCGATTGTGCTCAAGAATTGAATCCATATCAATGCCCTATTTGTAGGAAACGAATTCTGCAAGTAATGCCAATTTATCATGCGTAA